In the Gasterosteus aculeatus chromosome X, fGasAcu3.hap1.1, whole genome shotgun sequence genome, one interval contains:
- the LOC120808654 gene encoding monocarboxylate transporter 2 isoform X1, with protein MNMHSPAKARAAVAPPDAGHGWFILLSCFLVFGLTFGVIKAFGVFYVEIHQYFDTTATGTSWITSIAVATIHVVAPVASALSARYSHRSVVMMGGLICSVAVVCGAFARSLIELYLTVGFLNGFGYAMTWTPTVTMLGLYFEKRRPMANALASAGECILTFVLTPLFQLLIDSYSWRGALLILGGLQFNLCVCGMLLRPLKAPRDVTREVNTAEEGLTLELLPKDNSAQIKTSSSKGSDHVFEDAEEIPNSIKTDNRTRKSDLRIKILKYVDYTLISNAQFMVYSMFGFFAALGFFAPALFLIPYARSKGIEEYQAAVLMSISAALDLFGRLFFGWVANLRLVETARQLTATVILLGTVLLICPVASSFSELAVFSAVYGLVYGATVAVHITVLAEIVGVNRFGSALGFFMLIRSSGGLLGPPIAGFFIDKMHDYGTGFLMAGVSLNVSAMFLLLLLHLNRRGQGSTSKHTDMH; from the exons ATGAACATGCACTCCCCAGCAAAGGCGAGGGCAGCCGTGGCCCCCCCTGATGCTGGACACGGCTGGTTTATtctgctctcctgcttcctAGTATTTGGCCTAACCTTTGGGGTCATTAAGGCATTTGGTGTATTCTACGTTGAGATACACCAATACTTTGATACCACGGCAACAGGAACATCTTGGATTACCTCCATTGCCGTGGCAACCATTCACGTTGTGG ctcctgtAGCGTCTGCTCTGAGTGCTCGCTATAGCCATCGCTCCGTAGTGATGATGGGAGGACTGATATGCAGCGTAGCAGTCGTGTGTGGGGCTTTTGCTCGTAGCCTGATTGAACTCTACCTAACGGTGGGGTTCCTGAATG GTTTTGGCTATGCAATGACATGGACCCCCACTGTGACCATGCTGGGCTTATACTTTGAGAAGAGGCGTCCGATGGCAAACGCCTTGGCCAGCGCTGGAGAGTGCATCCTTACCTTTGTCCTCACGCCACTGTTCCAGCTGTTGATTGACAGCTACTCCTGGAGGGGGGCTTTGTTAATCCTGGGGGGTCTGCAGTTTAACCTCTGCGTGTGCGGGATGCTGTTGAGGCCACTAAAAGCCCCCAGAGACGTAACTCGTGAGGTCAACACAGCGGAGGAAGGCTTGACACTGGAATTGCTACCAAAAGACAACTCGGCACAAATCAAAACAAGCTCATCCAAAGGGTCGGATCACGTTTTTGAGGACGCTGAAGAGATACCTAATTCAATCAAGACAGACAACAGGACCAGGAAGTCTGATCTAAGGATAAAGATCCTTAAATACGTCGATTATACTCTCATCTCCAATGCCCAATTCATGGTTTACTCAATGTTTGGTTTTTTTGCCGCGTTGGGTTTCTTCGCCCCAGCTCTGTTTCTGATCCCATACGCTCGCAGTAAGGGCATTGAGGAGTACCAGGCAGCCGTGCTCATGTCCATCTCTGCAGCGTTGGACCTATTTGGAAGGTTGTTCTTTGGCTGGGTGGCAAACCTTAGACTGGTGGAGACG GCGCGGCAGCTGACGGCCACAGTGATCCTGCTGGGGACGGTGTTACTCATCTGCCCGGTGGCCTCCTCGTTCTCAGAGCTGGCGGTTTTCAGCGCAGTTTACGGCCTGGTTTACGGTGCCACGGTTGCAGTCCACATCACCGTGCTGGCTGAGATTGTGGGAGTCAACCGCTTTGGAAGTGCGCTTGGTTTCTTCATGCTCATACGCAGTAGCGGAGGCCTGCTTGGACCTCCCATTGCTG GATTCTTCATAGACAAGATGCATGACTACGGAACGGGTTTCTTAATGGCTGGAGTCTCTCTCAACGTCTCTGCCatgttcctgctcctcctccttcatctgaACCGTAGGGGTCAAGGGTCGACTTCCAAACACACTGATATGCATTAA
- the LOC120808654 gene encoding monocarboxylate transporter 2 isoform X2: protein MMGGLICSVAVVCGAFARSLIELYLTVGFLNGFGYAMTWTPTVTMLGLYFEKRRPMANALASAGECILTFVLTPLFQLLIDSYSWRGALLILGGLQFNLCVCGMLLRPLKAPRDVTREVNTAEEGLTLELLPKDNSAQIKTSSSKGSDHVFEDAEEIPNSIKTDNRTRKSDLRIKILKYVDYTLISNAQFMVYSMFGFFAALGFFAPALFLIPYARSKGIEEYQAAVLMSISAALDLFGRLFFGWVANLRLVETARQLTATVILLGTVLLICPVASSFSELAVFSAVYGLVYGATVAVHITVLAEIVGVNRFGSALGFFMLIRSSGGLLGPPIAGFFIDKMHDYGTGFLMAGVSLNVSAMFLLLLLHLNRRGQGSTSKHTDMH from the exons ATGATGGGAGGACTGATATGCAGCGTAGCAGTCGTGTGTGGGGCTTTTGCTCGTAGCCTGATTGAACTCTACCTAACGGTGGGGTTCCTGAATG GTTTTGGCTATGCAATGACATGGACCCCCACTGTGACCATGCTGGGCTTATACTTTGAGAAGAGGCGTCCGATGGCAAACGCCTTGGCCAGCGCTGGAGAGTGCATCCTTACCTTTGTCCTCACGCCACTGTTCCAGCTGTTGATTGACAGCTACTCCTGGAGGGGGGCTTTGTTAATCCTGGGGGGTCTGCAGTTTAACCTCTGCGTGTGCGGGATGCTGTTGAGGCCACTAAAAGCCCCCAGAGACGTAACTCGTGAGGTCAACACAGCGGAGGAAGGCTTGACACTGGAATTGCTACCAAAAGACAACTCGGCACAAATCAAAACAAGCTCATCCAAAGGGTCGGATCACGTTTTTGAGGACGCTGAAGAGATACCTAATTCAATCAAGACAGACAACAGGACCAGGAAGTCTGATCTAAGGATAAAGATCCTTAAATACGTCGATTATACTCTCATCTCCAATGCCCAATTCATGGTTTACTCAATGTTTGGTTTTTTTGCCGCGTTGGGTTTCTTCGCCCCAGCTCTGTTTCTGATCCCATACGCTCGCAGTAAGGGCATTGAGGAGTACCAGGCAGCCGTGCTCATGTCCATCTCTGCAGCGTTGGACCTATTTGGAAGGTTGTTCTTTGGCTGGGTGGCAAACCTTAGACTGGTGGAGACG GCGCGGCAGCTGACGGCCACAGTGATCCTGCTGGGGACGGTGTTACTCATCTGCCCGGTGGCCTCCTCGTTCTCAGAGCTGGCGGTTTTCAGCGCAGTTTACGGCCTGGTTTACGGTGCCACGGTTGCAGTCCACATCACCGTGCTGGCTGAGATTGTGGGAGTCAACCGCTTTGGAAGTGCGCTTGGTTTCTTCATGCTCATACGCAGTAGCGGAGGCCTGCTTGGACCTCCCATTGCTG GATTCTTCATAGACAAGATGCATGACTACGGAACGGGTTTCTTAATGGCTGGAGTCTCTCTCAACGTCTCTGCCatgttcctgctcctcctccttcatctgaACCGTAGGGGTCAAGGGTCGACTTCCAAACACACTGATATGCATTAA
- the LOC120809596 gene encoding WAP four-disulfide core domain protein 1 — protein sequence MSGSALLLLSLLSLLLLSAGSDSRRIRKRGLNHKDYEYPNHPQSTQQQKNDRCPPPPQMLPEKACEVPGCRSDSECERHKRCCYNGCIYACLESVQPPPVLDWLVQPKPRWLGGNGWLLDGPEEVLQAEACSTTEDGDEPLHCPTGYECHIINPGNPAAGIPNRGQCIKQRGNSEGRLRHKYSKDYKDYLGTSSSNGVDYEKSHHKHLG from the exons ATGTCGGGctctgcgctgctgctgctgtccctgctgtccctgctgctgctgtccgcgGGGAGCGACAGCAGGAGAATCAGGAAAAGAGGACTCAACCATAAG gactaCGAGTACCCCAACCACCCCCAGTCcacgcagcagcagaagaacgACCGGTGTCCACCGCCACCCCAGATGCTGCCGGAGAAAGCCTGCGAGGTGCCGGGCTGCCGCTCGGACTCGGAGTGCGAGCGCCACAAACGCTGCTGCTACAACGGATGCATCTACGCCTGCCTGGAGTCCGTCCAGCCTCCACCAG TGCTGGACTGGCTGGTGCAGCCCAAGCCTCGGTGGTTGGGGGGCAACGGCTGGCTGTTAGACGGCCCGGAGGAGGTTCTGCAGG CTGAGGCCTGCAGCACGACCGAGGATGGAGACGAGCCTCTTCATTGTCCCACGGGCTACGAGTGCCACATCATTAATCCAGGAAACCCTGCCGCTGGCATCCCAAACCGGGGACAGTGTATCAAGCAACGTGGCAACTCTG aagGACGTCTCAGGCACAAATACTCCAAGGATTACAAGGACTACTTGG GTACCAGCTCGAGCAACGGAGTGGACTACGAAAAAAGTCATCACAAGCACCTGGGATAA